One window of Calditrichota bacterium genomic DNA carries:
- the hflC gene encoding protease modulator HflC yields the protein MKTKTIILAIVGILVLITFANGFYTVSETEQVVITQFGRPIGNVIKTAGVHWKIPFIQDAHFFEKRILEWDGDPNQIPTKDKKYIWLDTTARWKISDALRFLQSVGNEVGAQGSLDDIIDAATRDVVSDHLLVEVVRNSNRPAGAADTELMQDSTKVVEKINFGREKITRMILAIADSLAPKFGIDIIDVRIKRINYVEDVRKKVYERMISERRRIAERYRSEGKGQMAEIEGNMEKELKRITSEAYRTAVEIQGKADAQATRIYANAYNRDPEFYSFLKTLQTYKSSLDSTSTIVFSTRADYWKFLRTPRK from the coding sequence ATGAAAACGAAAACGATTATTCTCGCTATTGTTGGAATTCTTGTTCTGATTACATTCGCCAACGGATTTTACACCGTCTCCGAAACCGAGCAGGTGGTTATTACACAATTCGGACGCCCTATTGGGAACGTGATTAAAACGGCCGGTGTTCACTGGAAGATTCCTTTTATTCAGGATGCACATTTTTTTGAAAAACGCATTCTGGAGTGGGATGGAGACCCCAATCAAATTCCCACGAAAGATAAAAAGTACATCTGGCTGGACACTACGGCGCGCTGGAAGATCTCCGATGCCCTGCGATTTTTACAATCTGTGGGAAATGAGGTTGGGGCACAGGGAAGTTTGGATGACATCATTGATGCAGCCACCCGCGATGTGGTTTCCGACCATCTTCTGGTGGAAGTTGTGCGAAATTCCAATCGCCCTGCCGGTGCCGCCGATACCGAACTGATGCAGGATTCGACCAAAGTGGTGGAAAAAATCAACTTCGGGCGCGAAAAAATCACCCGAATGATTCTGGCCATTGCCGACAGCCTGGCACCCAAATTTGGAATCGACATCATCGACGTACGAATTAAGCGCATCAACTACGTAGAAGACGTACGGAAGAAGGTGTACGAACGGATGATTTCGGAACGGAGACGCATCGCCGAACGATACCGTTCGGAGGGCAAGGGCCAGATGGCAGAGATTGAAGGAAACATGGAAAAGGAGCTGAAGCGGATTACGTCTGAGGCCTACCGGACAGCCGTGGAAATCCAGGGGAAGGCAGATGCCCAGGCTACACGGATTTATGCCAATGCCTACAACCGGGACCCGGAGTTTTACTCGTTCCTGAAAACGCTCCAGACCTACAAATCGTCACTGGATTCCACCAGCACCATCGTGTTTTCAACCCGGGCCGATTACTGGAAATTTTTGCGAACACCCAGAAAATAA
- the hflK gene encoding FtsH protease activity modulator HflK, translating into MTKGKQFQFGDSEIKIPPIKGKWITFGILAILALIFLSSSFYQIGPDEEGVILRFGRYVRTTEPGLHGKIPFGVESVKKVKVKYIFKEEFGFRTLKAGVRTIYSSQRFDNESLMLTGDLNVAVVEWIVRYRIKNARDFLFNVRNPEKTLRDISEAVMREVVGDRRVSEVLTVGRTEIAQNVQLQIQKIMDTYKSGIKIVTVKLQDVNPPDPVKPAFNDVNEAKQEKERMINQAWEAYNKAIPQAKGEAEKTIRNAEGYALNRVNRAKGDANNFIQVWRAYSQAKDVTRRRLYLETLQDVLPKIQNKYIIDPEIKGILQTLPLIRGGKK; encoded by the coding sequence ATGACAAAAGGCAAACAATTTCAATTTGGGGATAGCGAAATCAAAATCCCGCCCATAAAGGGGAAGTGGATTACATTTGGCATTCTGGCCATTTTAGCACTCATCTTCCTGAGCTCCTCATTTTATCAGATTGGACCGGACGAGGAAGGCGTTATCCTCCGATTCGGAAGGTACGTCAGAACCACGGAACCCGGTTTACACGGGAAAATCCCCTTTGGGGTGGAATCGGTCAAAAAAGTCAAGGTTAAATACATTTTCAAAGAAGAGTTTGGATTTCGCACACTAAAGGCTGGTGTGAGAACGATTTATTCCAGTCAACGCTTTGACAATGAATCCCTTATGCTGACCGGGGATTTAAATGTAGCTGTGGTGGAATGGATTGTCCGCTATCGAATTAAAAACGCACGGGATTTCCTGTTTAATGTGCGCAATCCGGAAAAAACCCTTCGGGATATTTCTGAGGCAGTCATGCGGGAAGTGGTCGGCGACCGACGTGTGAGCGAGGTTCTCACCGTCGGCCGGACGGAAATTGCACAGAACGTGCAGCTTCAAATTCAAAAAATCATGGACACGTACAAATCGGGCATTAAAATTGTGACAGTAAAGCTTCAGGATGTGAATCCACCGGATCCGGTCAAACCGGCCTTTAATGATGTAAACGAGGCCAAGCAGGAAAAGGAACGCATGATCAATCAAGCCTGGGAAGCGTACAACAAGGCCATTCCCCAGGCAAAAGGTGAGGCCGAAAAAACCATTCGGAATGCCGAGGGGTACGCACTGAATCGGGTGAACCGTGCCAAAGGAGATGCCAACAATTTCATTCAGGTCTGGCGGGCGTACTCACAGGCAAAAGACGTCACACGGCGTCGTTTGTACCTTGAAACCCTTCAGGATGTTCTACCCAAGATACAAAATAAATATATTATTGATCCGGAAATTAAGGGCATTTTACAGACCCTGCCATTGATTCGGGGAGGGAAAAAATGA
- a CDS encoding MCE family protein, protein MNKTFSDELLIGIGMTLATLVVIVGVLYLSNSNFLKKGLGIDMIVPEAGDLTTGDDVFMRGVKIGSVKTISIQNGSVDVHLKIEKVKKIPSDSKFVIEQKNILGEKMVTIRPGISKKYLQDMAVVPGTIDKGLSRITGKAELLSDQILELVKQTQRLLDDRKDDSIPFGIKHLNQSIQSIESLLNQNKAQIHTVIENLKAGSQQFKALHDTSKQSVARVLQNLEDNTAKLSLLLSRTHRAAQSLDSILTSINRGQGTLGKLVKEDSLYNHMNRTFKNLDWILGEVKKNPDKFFNVKVKLF, encoded by the coding sequence ATGAACAAAACTTTTTCAGATGAGTTGTTAATTGGTATCGGCATGACACTGGCTACCCTTGTCGTCATTGTCGGCGTGCTCTACCTGAGTAATTCGAATTTTCTGAAGAAAGGGCTGGGAATCGATATGATTGTTCCCGAAGCCGGAGATTTAACCACAGGCGATGATGTGTTCATGCGCGGCGTTAAGATTGGTTCCGTTAAAACGATTTCCATTCAAAACGGTTCCGTGGACGTACACTTGAAAATCGAAAAAGTCAAGAAAATTCCAAGTGATTCAAAATTTGTGATTGAACAAAAAAATATTCTGGGCGAAAAAATGGTCACCATTCGGCCCGGAATTTCAAAAAAATATTTGCAGGATATGGCCGTCGTACCCGGCACCATCGATAAGGGACTCTCACGAATTACGGGAAAAGCCGAGCTGTTATCCGACCAGATTCTGGAACTGGTAAAACAAACCCAGCGCCTTCTGGACGATCGAAAGGATGACAGTATTCCTTTTGGCATCAAGCACCTCAATCAATCGATCCAAAGTATTGAATCCCTTTTAAATCAGAACAAGGCTCAAATCCACACGGTTATCGAGAATCTGAAGGCCGGAAGCCAGCAATTCAAGGCCCTGCACGATACGAGCAAGCAATCCGTAGCCCGGGTGCTGCAGAATTTAGAGGATAATACGGCCAAACTTTCCCTTCTGCTTTCCCGTACCCACCGGGCGGCTCAATCTCTCGACAGCATTCTGACGTCCATAAATAGAGGCCAGGGCACACTGGGAAAACTGGTGAAAGAGGATTCCCTCTACAATCACATGAACCGGACCTTTAAAAACCTGGACTGGATTCTGGGCGAGGTCAAAAAAAATCCGGATAAATTTTTCAATGTAAAGGTCAAGCTGTTTTGA
- a CDS encoding DUF72 domain-containing protein gives MAWPNVYIGTSGYSYPHWKGDFYPEDLKPRDYLPFYARHFNTVEINYSFYHIPPEKSVKKWTEQVPEDFLFTLKANRQITHRSKLSNVEGITKVMTWRMHLLGEKAGVLLFQLPPSFSIDLERLENFLKILPQRVRCAFEFRNSTWFVPETLVLLEEYQAGFCIVSAPDFPILVKATAPFVYFRFHGQNQWIHYSYSDDELRFWAEKMKAFQEEGREVFAYFNNDPEANAVRNARRLKEILQEF, from the coding sequence ATGGCATGGCCAAATGTTTACATTGGTACTTCCGGTTACAGCTACCCCCATTGGAAGGGAGATTTTTATCCCGAAGATTTAAAGCCGAGGGACTATCTGCCCTTTTACGCCCGGCACTTTAACACCGTTGAAATCAATTACTCATTCTATCACATTCCGCCTGAGAAATCCGTAAAAAAATGGACGGAACAGGTTCCGGAGGATTTCCTTTTTACCCTGAAAGCCAACCGCCAGATCACGCATCGCTCAAAACTTTCCAATGTGGAAGGCATTACGAAGGTCATGACGTGGCGCATGCACCTGCTGGGAGAAAAAGCGGGTGTCCTGCTTTTTCAGCTGCCACCCAGCTTTTCAATCGACCTGGAACGACTGGAAAATTTCCTGAAAATCTTGCCTCAACGAGTACGCTGTGCGTTCGAATTCCGAAACAGCACCTGGTTCGTACCGGAAACGCTGGTCTTGCTGGAAGAGTACCAGGCCGGCTTTTGTATCGTGAGTGCGCCCGATTTTCCGATTCTGGTGAAGGCAACGGCTCCCTTTGTGTACTTTCGTTTTCACGGGCAGAACCAGTGGATTCACTACAGTTATTCGGACGATGAGCTGCGTTTCTGGGCGGAAAAAATGAAGGCATTTCAGGAAGAGGGGCGGGAGGTATTCGCCTATTTCAACAACGATCCTGAGGCCAATGCGGTGCGCAATGCGCGGCGGCTGAAGGAGATTCTGCAGGAGTTTTGA
- a CDS encoding ATP-binding cassette domain-containing protein, with protein sequence MIRLKNVHKSFGQKRVLDGVNLTLEEKQITTIIGMSGTGKSVLLKHIIGLLKPDAGDIFVDEMSITRMSEDELNRKLRIKMSMVFQEAALWDSLTIFENIALALRIHKHLTSREIARLIHENLELVDLRDIENAYPIELSGGMKKRVGIARAIAIRPKYLLYDEPTTGLDPINASIINKLIVRLSHELSMTSIVITHDIHSVSKIADRIAMLDHGKIIVDIPKEQMWTHDDPIYVNFIKGHIGAVL encoded by the coding sequence ATGATCCGTCTAAAAAACGTTCATAAAAGTTTCGGGCAAAAACGCGTTCTGGATGGCGTGAATCTGACGCTGGAAGAAAAACAGATCACCACGATAATTGGCATGAGCGGCACCGGGAAAAGCGTTCTCCTGAAGCATATTATCGGGCTTCTGAAACCGGATGCCGGGGATATTTTTGTGGATGAGATGTCCATTACCCGCATGAGCGAAGATGAATTAAATCGGAAGCTACGCATCAAAATGAGCATGGTTTTTCAGGAAGCCGCTCTGTGGGATTCACTCACTATTTTTGAAAATATTGCCCTGGCCCTTCGAATCCACAAGCACCTGACATCAAGAGAAATTGCCCGTCTGATTCACGAAAACCTGGAACTGGTGGACCTGCGGGACATTGAAAATGCGTATCCAATCGAACTTTCCGGCGGAATGAAAAAACGTGTGGGAATCGCCCGGGCCATTGCCATTCGCCCAAAATATTTACTCTACGATGAGCCCACCACCGGATTAGACCCGATTAATGCTTCAATTATTAACAAACTTATCGTTCGCCTCAGCCACGAATTGAGTATGACATCCATCGTTATCACACACGACATTCACAGCGTGTCCAAAATAGCCGATCGGATCGCCATGTTGGATCATGGCAAAATTATTGTTGATATTCCAAAAGAACAGATGTGGACACACGATGATCCAATATACGTCAATTTCATTAAGGGTCACATAGGAGCTGTACTATGA
- a CDS encoding ABC transporter permease, with the protein MIKSFLETYGRAGKTFFTYYGKLTKMSVQSFLAIRKLHIYRPQIIDEFIVIGRRSFPIVSITAIFMGLVLGVQIGTQMSSMTAKYVEGGLVLRAILLEMGPVITAVVIAGRAGAGIASELGTMVVTEQVDALRTMAIDPIEILVMPRLIAGIFAIPALTVFSNVFSIFAGFISTKFAINLDYDGFVKGMRMAFHGHDVFISLFKSLIFGIVLILLSCFWGLNSGKGARGVGLATTSAVVSSLIAIFVLDYIISALLL; encoded by the coding sequence ATGATTAAAAGCTTTCTCGAAACTTATGGACGGGCAGGAAAAACCTTTTTCACCTATTACGGCAAGCTCACAAAAATGTCCGTTCAAAGTTTTCTTGCCATTCGAAAATTACACATCTATCGGCCACAGATTATCGACGAATTCATTGTCATTGGCCGGCGTTCATTTCCCATTGTTTCCATTACCGCGATTTTTATGGGACTGGTTTTGGGGGTCCAAATCGGAACCCAGATGAGCTCGATGACGGCCAAATATGTGGAAGGCGGGCTGGTCCTGAGGGCAATCCTTCTTGAAATGGGACCCGTAATCACGGCTGTGGTCATTGCCGGGCGGGCGGGTGCCGGAATTGCCTCCGAACTCGGAACCATGGTGGTCACGGAGCAGGTTGACGCCCTGCGGACCATGGCGATCGACCCCATTGAAATTCTTGTGATGCCGCGCCTGATTGCCGGTATTTTTGCTATTCCCGCGCTGACGGTCTTTTCCAATGTTTTCAGCATTTTTGCCGGATTTATCTCAACCAAATTTGCCATTAATCTGGACTACGACGGTTTTGTTAAAGGCATGCGCATGGCCTTTCACGGACATGATGTGTTTATCTCCCTCTTTAAATCCCTTATTTTTGGAATTGTTCTCATTCTTCTGAGCTGCTTTTGGGGGCTCAATTCAGGCAAAGGCGCCCGCGGCGTTGGGCTGGCCACGACGTCGGCCGTCGTCAGTTCCCTGATTGCCATTTTTGTTCTGGACTACATTATTTCGGCGTTGCTCTTATGA